A genomic region of Pseudopipra pipra isolate bDixPip1 chromosome W, bDixPip1.hap1, whole genome shotgun sequence contains the following coding sequences:
- the LOC135405038 gene encoding olfactory receptor 14A16-like produces MSNSSSLTQFLLLAFADRRELQLLHFWLFLAISLAALLANGLILSAVACDHHLHTPMGFFLLNLSLTDLGCICTTVPKAMHNSLHNTTTISYAGCAAQVFLLIFLFAAEFSLLIIMCYDRYVAICKPLHYGTLLGSRACAHMAAAAWATAFLYSLLHTANTFSLPLCQGNALDQFFCELPHILKLSCTQSGYLRELGLIVVSFFLIFGCFIFIVFSYVQIFRAVLRIPSQQGRHKAFSMCLPHLAVLSLFISTLFFAYLKPPSISSPSLDLVVSVLYSVVPPTLNPFIYSLRNQEIKDALRKLITGCFSEATNFLSSACYVPH; encoded by the coding sequence atgtccaacagcagctccctcacccagttcctcctcctggcattcgcagacaggcgggagctgcagctcctgcacttctggctcttcctggccatctccctggctgccctcctggccaacggcctcatcctcagcgctgtagcctgtgaccaccacctgcacacccccatgggcttcttcctgctcaacctctccctcacagacctgggctgcatctgcaccactgtccccaaagccatgcacaattccctccataacaccacaaccatctcctatgcaggatgtgctgcacaggtttttCTCCTCATATTCTTATTtgcagcagagttttccctcctcatcatcatgtgctacgaccgctacgttgccatctgcaaacccctgcactacgggaccctcctgggcagcagagcttgtgcccacatggcagcagctgcctgggccacagcatttctctattctctgttgcacacagccaatacattttctctgcccctgtgccagggcaatgccctggaccagttcttctgtgaactcccacacatcctcaagctctcctgcacACAatcaggctacctcagggaacttGGGCTTATTGTGGttagtttctttttaatatttggttgtttcattttcattgttttctcctatgtgcagatcttcagggctgtgctgaggatcccctctcagcagggacggcacaaagccttttccatgtgcctccctcacctggccgtgctcTCCCTGTTTATCAGCACCTTATTCTTTGCCTATCTtaagcccccctccatctcctccccatccctggatctggtggTGTCAGTTTTATACTCGGTGGTTCCTCCaacactgaaccccttcatctacagcctgaggaaccaaGAGatcaaggatgccctgaggaaactcataactgggtgtttttcagaagcaacaaactttctttcttctgcatgttatgtACCTCATTAA